In a genomic window of Clavelina lepadiformis chromosome 7, kaClaLepa1.1, whole genome shotgun sequence:
- the LOC143466099 gene encoding uncharacterized protein LOC143466099: MKFCVLILLACIAGCYSFPCSYTPQVVPHTTIDCQQVFDEIKKCINIPAVKCVTAQPVHFASCITPVQHTPVQLASCVTPVKVSNCFYHHVYSTPVVSAIHC; this comes from the exons ATGAAGTTCTGCGTCTTGATCTTATTGGCTTGCATCGCC GGATGCTACAGCTTTCCATGCTCCTACACTCCTCAAGTTGTCCCACATACAACTATCGATTGCCAGCAAGTCTTCGacgaaattaaaaaatgcatcAACATTCCTGCTGTTAAGTGCGTCACTGCTCAACCTGTTCATTTTGCTTCTTGCATCACCCCCGTTCAGCACACCCCCGTTCAGCTTGCTTCTTGCGTTACCCCCGTCAAGGTCAGCAACTGCTTTTACCACCACGTCTATAGCACTCCTGTTGTTTCTGCCATTCATTGCTAA